A stretch of DNA from Bacillota bacterium:
GATCACCAGCCGGTCGGGTCGATCGGGGTGGGATGACTTCCAGGGTGCGGGGTGTATCTCCAGGCAGGCCTGATTCCCCAGCCAGGCCAGGGTGGCGCGGTCCTGGGCAAGGACGAACCGAATCACGTGCTCCTCACCACGATACGGAAACACCCTGATCCAATCCGGAGCGTGCCCGGGCAGGTCCTTCTGGTAAAACGATTCGCCGGCGATGCCGTCGGGATATCGCGTGAAGGTGAGGGGGCGGCCCTCCAGGTGAGGAAGGAGGACGTCGGCCACCTTCAGGTAGTACTCGATGAGGTCGGCCTTGCGGATGCCATCGTCCGGCCAGAGGGGCTTGTCCAGGTTGCTCAGGCGCAGTTCCCGCCCGTCGACCAGCACCCGTCGACCTGCTCTCGCCGCCATCCCGTTTGGCCTCCTTCCCCTGTCGGTCACCACACCGGTTCGGGCGGACCCGCGCCCCCGCCCACCTCGCCCGCGTCGGTGCCCAGGTCCCGTTCCGGACCGGCTTCGCGGGGGTCAAGGTCAGGCCGCAGGCCCAGGAAGCTGGTGTGGCGCAGCATACCGTCCCGGGTGACCTCCAGATATGCAACGCTGCATACCAGCCGGGGCTCCACCCAGGTGATGTCGCGGCGCAGCTCCCCGGGGATGCGGGCGGGGGGCGGGCCCGGCCGCAGGAGCGAAAGGATGCGGCCGCCCATCGCGCGGTCCCACCCCGTCCCCACGTGTCCCACCACCCGCCATTCGCCCTCTGCCGGTATGGCCAGGGCCAGGGACCCCAGCTCACCACCGGGCGCCAGCCGGTATCCCACGATGACGCAGTCGGCCGTGCGCCTCACCTTGACCTTGAGCCAGTACCGGGAACGCTGGCCGGGCAGGTAGGGACTGCCCCGCTCCTTCCCCACCACCCCTTCCAGCCCGAGGGCGGCCGCCCGCGCGAACAGGTCCCGCCCCTTCCCGGGCACCACCGGCGAGAGGACCAGGTCGCCCGCCCCTTGGGGGTCGCCCGCCCCTTGGGGGTCGCCCGCCCCTTGGGGGTTGACGGCCGCCTCGGGGGTTACCACCCGCTCCAGGGCCTCCCGGCGCTCTTCCAGGGGCCGGTCCAGCAGCTCCCGTCCCCCGTTTTCCAGCAGGTCAAAAGCCACAAAGACCAGGCGGCCCGCCCGGGCCTGGAGCGCGGAGAAGGAGGGCCGGCCCCCTTGCCAGGCGGTGATCTCGCCGTCCAACACCGCCTGCCGTGCCCGCACCAGCCGGTGCAACCCTGCCAGGGAAGGGAGCTCCGCCGTGATGTCGCGGAGATTGCGGCTCTGCAGGCGGGTCGTCCCGGACTCCAGGAAGGCCAGGCAGCGGTAGCCATCCCACTTAGGCTCAAAGAGGTGATGGGGCGAATCGAAAGGCTCCCGGACCGCGTATGCCAGCATGGGGCGCACCTGGCCGGGATGCAGGGGCATGGGGCGGCCTACTTCCTGGCGCCTGCGGTGGCATCCTCGGCCAGGCGCACGCTTTCCCGCAGGGCCTCCAGCAGGCTCTCCACCCCCACCGGCTCCTGGGGCCGGGGCAGCTCCCATTTCTGGCCCTGGGCCTTCCTGGCCACCAACTCCAGCAGGGCCTCGCGGTACCGGTCGCGGTACTTGCCCGGGTCGAAAGACACCGTAAGACGCTCGATCAGGGTGTGGGCCAGCTCCAGCTCGCGGGGATCGACCTCCATCTCCTGCTCCGCGCCGCGCAGGGGCGAGGGGTCGCGTACCTCGTCGGGGTAGTGCATGGTCTCCAGCACCAGCACCCGGCCGCCGTACACCCGGACCAGGGACAGGTGCTCCTTCTGGCGGAACGCCACCTGGGCCACGGCCACCCGGTCTGACTCCCGCATGGCCCGCCGGAGGAGCGCGTAGGAGCGCTCCGCACCGTCCATGGGCTCGAGGTAATACGGGCGGTCAAAGTAAATGGGGTCGATGTCTGTCAGGCTCACGAAATCCAGGATGCGAATGGCGTGCCCGGCCGCCGGAGGCAGGCGCTCGAGCTCCTCTTCCTCCACGGGGACGTATACGTCCCGCTGCCACTCGTAGGCACGGACTATCTCGTCCGCAGGAACCGTCTCCCCGCAGGTGGGGCAGAAGCGCTGGTAGCGGATGGGGGTACGACACTCCCGGTGCAGGAGGTGGAAGTGGACGTCCCTGTCTTCGGTGGCGGCATAGAGGCGCACGGGGATGTTGACCAGTCCGAAGGAGATACTGCCCTTCCAGAGACTGCGCACGGCCGCCTCCGCCCCCTAGGCAGGCCGGTAGCGCCCCGGCTCGTTTTCCTGCCGCTCGCCACCCTCATGCCGCCGACGATCCCGCGTCCGTCCGCCCCCACCCTGGGTCAGCGACCAGACCTGGTCTATCACCTGGGGGGCCATGTCGATCAGGCGGTCGTAGAAGGCGCTGCGGTCCACGGGCAGAAGGCGCACATTCCCCTGCCCCACCACCAGGAATCCCACTGGTTGAACGGTGACGCCCCCCCCGCTCCCGCCGGCGAAAGGAAGGGGTCCTTCCTCTTCTGCCCCGCCTCCCCCGGCTCCGCCCCGCCCGCCGCCCCCCCCGATTTCATACTCGCCTCCCCCGGCGGCAAAGCCGAAGCTTACCCGCGACACCGGGACGATGACCGAGCCGTCGGGCGTCTCCACGGCATCGCCCACCACCGTCCCCACGTTCACCATCTGGCGGATATTCTCCATGGCGGTCTTCATCAGAGTAGCGATGGGATGCTCCGGCACGGCGTCCAACCCCCTTTGCGCGCGGATGGCCCACGACGGGACCGCCCGGCGCTCATAGCATGGGCACCGGGCGGGTGCGCTATGCGACCCCCCAGCGCGCAGACTGCCGCCTCAATCCATGGCGGACCTGCCTCGCGGCTCGGGTGATGGCCGATCTTGCGAGCAGCCACGCAGTGGAGCCAGCACCAGCAGACCCGCAGCCAGGATCCGGGCCGGCGGCACCCTCACGGTGCAGTCGAGAAAGGTGTCCAGGCCCAGGCGGCGGTAGTCGGGATATGCCCGGATGTCCAGGGGTGATAGCGGGCGGGCCCGCGAGGCCGCCAGCCCGGCCGCCGTCTGCCCCATCTGGATCGCAGTCGCCGCCAGGGCGCACAGCTCCGCATCGGGCAGCCCGACGCGCGTGTGCCAGACCAGGCGGACGACGCGCAGGTGAGCGGCCAGGTAACGGAGTCCCCTGGCCAGCGCGGGTACCAGCAGGCGGGCCCGGTCCCACGCCCCGCCCGGGAGCGAGAGCCGTCGCGCCAGAAACCGGTCCCACGGTACGGCACGCCGCCCGGCGCGGCGCCTCCCGCCGCGGGTGAGCGGGGCGGGAAGGGTCGCAGTCCAGAGCCACTTTCGCCAGACGGCCACCCGGGCAGTGACACGAAGGGCACTACCCGGCTTCACCTCTCCCCGCAATTGCAGGCGCAGGGGCCAGGGCAGTACCAGGATGAAGGCGAGGGCCACGACGCCCGCTGCCACGGCGGACCAGAGAAGGCTCAGTCTTTCTCCCCCGGATATATTGCCCAGGTGTCCAGGGGCGGCAACTGCCCCAGGTCTTCCAGACCGAGCAGGCGGAGGAACTCCGGCGTGGTACTGTAGAGAATGGGGCGCCCCACCGTGTCTTTGCGGCCGACCTCCCGCACCAGCTTGCGCTCGCTCAGGGTGCGCAGGACGGCATCGCAATCTACCCCGCGCACCGACTCGATGTCCGACCGGGTGAGAGGTTGCATGTACGCCACCACGGCCAGGGTCTCGAGGGCCGCCCGGGAAAGGGGCTGGGGCTTGGGACGCAGGAGCTTTTCTATGTACGGGGCATATTCCGGCCGGGTGGTTATCTGGTAACCACCTGCCACTCTCTGCACCTGCAGGGCACTGCCACTCCGGTACCGCTCCTCCAGCAGGGCGAGGGCAGCCTTCACCTGTTCGGGCTCCGCCCCGCTCACCTGGGCCACCTGCTCGGGGCTGACAGGCGACGGGGATGCCCACAGCAGCGCCTCGCAGACCGCGGGCAGCTCTTCAGGCGTTGGCGGGCACTGCGCCTGGCCGGCGTCCGTCTGCACCTGGCATCCCCCTCCCGGCGGGGAAAACGAGTATCTCCCCGAAAAGTCCCTCCTGGCGCACGGCGATGCGCCTCAGCCGGAGCAGTTCCAGGAGGGCCAGGAAAGTTACCACCACCTGCTCCCTCCCCGCTCCGGGAGGCAGCAGGTTCCCGAAGCGAATTCCGGCGGGGCTTCTCCGCAGGCGCCACACGATCTCCCGCATTTTCTGCCGCACGCTCACCCGTCGCCGGGCCACTTCCATCACCGGTGCCCTCTGTTTGAGCAGGGCCCGCAGCATCTCCAGCAGGCGGCTCACCGCCAGTTCCCCGGCAGCCACCTCGCCCGCAGGCGTCTTGCCCCCGCGCAGGTAGCACCGCCCCTGCCTGGCCATCAGTTCCTCCAGGTAGGCACCGGCCTGTTTGAACTTGCGATAGACGACCAGCCGCTCCACCAGGTCCTGGCGGGGGTCCGGTTCCTGCGGCTGCGCGGGCACGGGCGGACGGGGCAGCAGCATGCGGGCCTTTATCTCCAGCAGGGTGGCTGCCATCACCACGAACTCGGCGGCCGCGTCCACGTCCACGGCTGAGAGCGCGGCCAGGTACTGCAGGTACTGCTCCGCGATTTGGGCCACCGGGATGTCATACACATCCACCCGGTTGGCTTCCACCAGGTGCAGGAGCAGGTCCAGGGGACCCTCAAACACCGACAGGCGGACCGCATAGTTCATGGATGACCATATCCCGCCCTGGTACCGCCCGTTTCACAGGCGGAAGATTCCCACCGCCCGGCGCGCTTCCTCCAGAGTGGCCTTCGCCACCTGGCGCGCCCGGTCGCGTCCGGCCAGCAGGATTTCCCTCACTTCCTCGGGCCGCTGCTCCAGGGACCGGCGCCGCTCCTGAATCGGTGCCAGCCACTCCACCAGGGCATCACCCAGCATCTGCTTGCACTCCACGCACCCGCGGGCGGCCCTACGACACGCCTCGGCGCGCTCGTCCTGCACCTGGGGGGCAAAGACCCGGTAAAACATGTGCACGGAGCACTCCTCCGGGTGCCCGGGATCCCGGCGGTAGACGCGGGTGGGGTCGGTGACCATCTGGGCCACCTTGCGCCGGATTTCCTCGGGGGGATCGGCGATGTTGATCTGGTTGCCGTACGACTTGGACATCTTGCGCCCGTCGATGCCCGGCAGGATCTTGACCACGTTCAGGAGGGCCTGGGGCTCCGGGAATACGGGGCCGTACAGGTAGTTGAAGCGACGGGCGATCTCCCGCGTCAGCTCCACGTGGGGGACCTGATCCTCCCCCACCGGCACCCCGTCCGCCCTGTATATCAGGATGTCGGCTGCCTGCAGCACCGGGTACCCCAGAAAGCCGTGGGTGGAGAGATCCCGGTCCGGCATCTCCTGCATTTGCTGCTTGTAGGTGGGCACCCGCTCCAGCCATCCGACGGGGGTGATCATGGACAGGAGAAGCTGCAACTCCGCGTGCTCGGACACCTGGGACTGGACGAAGATGACGGACCGGGCCGGGTCGAGACCGGCGGCCAGGTAGTCCATCACCACCTCCCACACGTTATCCGCCAGCTCGGAGGTGTCGGCGTACCCGGTGGTGAGGGCGTGCCAGTCGGCCACCAGGAAGTAGCACTCGTGCTCCTCCTGCAGTCGCAGCCAGTTCTGCAGGGCCCCCACCAGGTTACCGAGATGCAGCTTGCCTGTAGGACGCATTCCACTCAATATACGCAAGGTCAGAACACCTCCGCCGGGTGCCGGGTGGGCGGCCGGGGCACGGCTGGCCCGTGCCGCCTACCCCAGCCACCTGGTGGCAAGATCGAGAAGGCGGTATACGTGAATGGCCAGGGGGCCCAGGATGCGGCCGATGCCGCCCGTGGCCAGGAGCAGGAGCAGGAACACCCATCCGTACCTTTCCACCGTCTCCACCCAGGAGCCGCGGGTGAAC
This window harbors:
- a CDS encoding Ku protein, whose amino-acid sequence is MRSLWKGSISFGLVNIPVRLYAATEDRDVHFHLLHRECRTPIRYQRFCPTCGETVPADEIVRAYEWQRDVYVPVEEEELERLPPAAGHAIRILDFVSLTDIDPIYFDRPYYLEPMDGAERSYALLRRAMRESDRVAVAQVAFRQKEHLSLVRVYGGRVLVLETMHYPDEVRDPSPLRGAEQEMEVDPRELELAHTLIERLTVSFDPGKYRDRYREALLELVARKAQGQKWELPRPQEPVGVESLLEALRESVRLAEDATAGARK
- a CDS encoding segregation/condensation protein A, with the translated sequence MNYAVRLSVFEGPLDLLLHLVEANRVDVYDIPVAQIAEQYLQYLAALSAVDVDAAAEFVVMAATLLEIKARMLLPRPPVPAQPQEPDPRQDLVERLVVYRKFKQAGAYLEELMARQGRCYLRGGKTPAGEVAAGELAVSRLLEMLRALLKQRAPVMEVARRRVSVRQKMREIVWRLRRSPAGIRFGNLLPPGAGREQVVVTFLALLELLRLRRIAVRQEGLFGEILVFPAGRGMPGADGRRPGAVPANA
- the trpS gene encoding tryptophan--tRNA ligase, encoding MTLRILSGMRPTGKLHLGNLVGALQNWLRLQEEHECYFLVADWHALTTGYADTSELADNVWEVVMDYLAAGLDPARSVIFVQSQVSEHAELQLLLSMITPVGWLERVPTYKQQMQEMPDRDLSTHGFLGYPVLQAADILIYRADGVPVGEDQVPHVELTREIARRFNYLYGPVFPEPQALLNVVKILPGIDGRKMSKSYGNQINIADPPEEIRRKVAQMVTDPTRVYRRDPGHPEECSVHMFYRVFAPQVQDERAEACRRAARGCVECKQMLGDALVEWLAPIQERRRSLEQRPEEVREILLAGRDRARQVAKATLEEARRAVGIFRL
- the ligD gene encoding non-homologous end-joining DNA ligase encodes the protein MPLHPGQVRPMLAYAVREPFDSPHHLFEPKWDGYRCLAFLESGTTRLQSRNLRDITAELPSLAGLHRLVRARQAVLDGEITAWQGGRPSFSALQARAGRLVFVAFDLLENGGRELLDRPLEERREALERVVTPEAAVNPQGAGDPQGAGDPQGAGDLVLSPVVPGKGRDLFARAAALGLEGVVGKERGSPYLPGQRSRYWLKVKVRRTADCVIVGYRLAPGGELGSLALAIPAEGEWRVVGHVGTGWDRAMGGRILSLLRPGPPPARIPGELRRDITWVEPRLVCSVAYLEVTRDGMLRHTSFLGLRPDLDPREAGPERDLGTDAGEVGGGAGPPEPVW
- the scpB gene encoding SMC-Scp complex subunit ScpB, with translation MQTDAGQAQCPPTPEELPAVCEALLWASPSPVSPEQVAQVSGAEPEQVKAALALLEERYRSGSALQVQRVAGGYQITTRPEYAPYIEKLLRPKPQPLSRAALETLAVVAYMQPLTRSDIESVRGVDCDAVLRTLSERKLVREVGRKDTVGRPILYSTTPEFLRLLGLEDLGQLPPLDTWAIYPGEKD
- the ytfJ gene encoding GerW family sporulation protein — its product is MPEHPIATLMKTAMENIRQMVNVGTVVGDAVETPDGSVIVPVSRVSFGFAAGGGEYEIGGGGGRGGAGGGGAEEEGPLPFAGGSGGGVTVQPVGFLVVGQGNVRLLPVDRSAFYDRLIDMAPQVIDQVWSLTQGGGGRTRDRRRHEGGERQENEPGRYRPA